A genomic window from Pirellulales bacterium includes:
- a CDS encoding aspartate kinase gives MGLIVQKFGGTSVADSTKILAAARKAIRAQHEGNQVVVVVSAMGKNTDQLIALANEINDNPPAREMDMLLSTGEQVSVALMAMAVERLGSKAISMTGTQIGIRTDSTHTKARIRSISTDTMRRALDEGKVVIAAGFQGIDEEFNITTLGRGGSDTTAVALAAVLGADACEIYTDVDGVYTTDPRILPEARLLRRVSYDEMLELASLGAGVMHSRAIEFGKKFGVPIHVRSSFTDVPGTLIVADPEAPDQPVSGAALVRNEAVVTIRGVSDQPGTSMAIFSRIARRAVAVDMIVQNLGAGGKADISFTVPRVDLRATLEAVEEAAQELGAEEITHDDSVAKVSAVGLGMAHQPGVAERMFHALSNAGINIQMITTSEIKISALISRDQADAAVRAVHRAFELDKAPAKAPNGPPPAPASGSAVDVVRRLQGMEDLAISDVSLDATQALVTIAGIPDHPGLAASVFDGIAAGGILVDMIVQSYAGGTPATLSFTVPQESLKETVAVAEKLTTRLQCGPVTSTPKIAMLSVSGIGLRSHTGVAIRMFEALAHAGINIDMINTSEVRVTVVVEGQQGEAALKALRHAFADVQQ, from the coding sequence ATGGGTCTCATCGTTCAGAAATTCGGCGGCACGAGCGTCGCCGATAGCACCAAGATTCTGGCCGCCGCCCGCAAGGCGATTCGCGCCCAGCACGAAGGGAATCAGGTCGTCGTCGTCGTGTCGGCGATGGGCAAGAATACCGATCAATTGATCGCGCTGGCCAACGAGATCAACGACAATCCGCCCGCGCGCGAAATGGACATGCTCCTGTCGACGGGCGAGCAGGTGAGTGTGGCGCTGATGGCCATGGCCGTCGAACGCCTGGGGTCGAAGGCCATCAGCATGACCGGCACGCAGATCGGCATTCGAACGGACAGCACGCATACGAAGGCGCGGATTCGCTCGATCTCGACCGACACCATGCGCCGCGCGCTCGACGAAGGCAAGGTCGTCATCGCGGCGGGCTTCCAGGGCATCGACGAGGAGTTCAACATCACGACGCTCGGTCGCGGCGGCAGCGACACGACGGCCGTGGCCTTGGCCGCCGTGCTGGGGGCCGATGCCTGCGAGATCTACACCGATGTCGATGGCGTCTATACGACCGATCCGCGCATTCTGCCCGAGGCACGCCTCCTGCGCCGGGTGAGCTACGACGAAATGCTCGAGCTGGCGAGCCTGGGGGCCGGCGTGATGCACAGCCGGGCCATCGAGTTCGGCAAGAAGTTCGGCGTGCCGATCCACGTGCGGAGCAGCTTCACGGACGTACCGGGCACGCTGATCGTGGCCGACCCCGAAGCGCCCGATCAACCGGTCAGCGGCGCCGCCCTGGTGCGCAACGAGGCGGTCGTCACGATTCGGGGCGTGTCGGACCAGCCGGGCACGAGCATGGCGATCTTCTCGCGCATCGCGCGGCGCGCCGTGGCCGTGGACATGATCGTGCAGAACCTCGGCGCCGGCGGCAAGGCCGACATCTCGTTCACCGTGCCGCGCGTCGATCTGCGGGCCACGCTCGAAGCGGTCGAAGAGGCCGCCCAGGAACTGGGCGCCGAAGAGATCACGCACGACGACAGCGTCGCCAAGGTCTCGGCCGTCGGCCTGGGCATGGCCCATCAGCCGGGGGTCGCCGAGCGCATGTTCCATGCCCTCTCGAACGCCGGCATCAACATCCAGATGATCACCACCAGCGAGATCAAGATCTCGGCCCTCATCTCGCGGGACCAGGCCGATGCCGCGGTCCGCGCCGTGCATCGCGCGTTCGAGTTGGACAAGGCGCCCGCAAAGGCCCCCAACGGCCCCCCCCCTGCGCCGGCCTCGGGCAGCGCGGTTGATGTGGTGCGCCGTCTGCAGGGGATGGAAGACCTGGCCATCAGCGACGTGTCGCTCGACGCGACGCAGGCCCTGGTGACGATCGCCGGCATACCCGATCATCCCGGACTTGCGGCATCCGTTTTCGACGGTATCGCCGCGGGTGGCATCCTGGTGGACATGATCGTGCAGAGTTATGCCGGTGGCACGCCTGCCACGCTCAGCTTCACCGTGCCGCAAGAATCGCTCAAGGAAACGGTGGCCGTGGCCGAGAAGCTGACCACCAGGCTGCAATGCGGCCCCGTCACGAGCACGCCGAAGATTGCCATGCTTTCGGTCTCGGGCATCGGCCTGCGCAGCCACACGGGCGTGGCCATTCGCATGTTCGAAGCGCTCGCCCATGCGGGCATCAACATCGACATGATCAACACGAGCGAGGTCCGCGTGACGGTCGTCGTCGAGGGCCAGCAGGGGGAAGCGGCCCTCAAGGCCCTGCGCCACGCCTTCGCCGACGTGCAGCAGTAA